The DNA window GCCGATCAGAAAGCCGGTCTGCGCATCGTGGAGGTCGCTGACCCAGCCGCTCCAACGGAGATTGGAGCATTGGAAGGGATCGGAACAGCCTATGATCTGGTCATCGACGGGAGCCATGCGTACATCGCCGCGGGAAATGACGGGCTTATTATTGCAGATATTTCTAACCCAGCCCGGCCGGCGAAAGTCGGGCAACTCAAACTCTCCGGCGATGTGCATACGGTTGCGGTGAGCGGCCAATATGCCTATGTTCCTTTCTGGAAGAGCTTCACCGTGGTGGATGTTTCTGATCCGGCTAATCCGACTGCAATCGCCATGCAGCCACTTCCTGACGAAGTCCAGGAGATCATAATCCAAAACCGCCATGCCTACCTGGCGGGCACCAATGCCGGTATGCTCATTTTTGATCTCTCCACACCGGCACAACCGGCGCTGGTGAGCACCTGCCTGGAGAACAGGCTTGTATTCAGCATTCACTTGGTGAACACTACTGCCTACGTTGCCAGTTATCAGTCAGGATTATTTATTTATGACGTCTCGACACCATCCCATCCGGTGAAATTGGATTCCCTGCAGAATGTTCGATATATCCGCAGGATCGCGGTACAAAATGAACTGGCTTATACGGCACAAAGCAGCGAGGGGATGTCCGCGATATCGATACCGCCTTCTTCTCCACCGGCTGTGATCTCGACTCTCAAGGCCGGCAGCTATTGGAGAGGACTCGATGTTCAGGGAGAGTATGCCTATCTGAGCGGCGGCGAGACCATCCGGGTAATTCAGTGCTCCGATCCTATGAATCCCTCTTCTGCAGGATATTTGGACAGCGGCAATTATGACTGTGCAGAGGTGGTGGTGCAAAACCACCTCGCTTATCTTGCCGCATCCTATTTGGGATTGGCCATCGTCGATGTCTCTTCTCCTGCAAATCCACGGCTCTCCGCTACGACGAAATCCTTTAATTGGTGTCAGGGCCTCACGGTGGATGGCAATTATGCCTATATGGCGGATTATAGCAAGGGCCTACGCATCGTGGATGTCAGCAATGCACTGATGCCGGTCGAGGTCGGCAACTTTGATACGCGGGGCAAGGCTTATGATGTTACTGTGAAGAGCCCCTATGCCTTCATCGCCGATTACGACAGCGGCCTGTGCATCGTCAACGTGGCGGATCCGGCAAATCCCGCCTTTGTAGCGCAAATTAGTACCTCTTCTTATACCATGGGCTCAGCTGTGCGCGAGCACATTCTTTTTATCGCCGGCGGCGATTCGATCCGAGTCTATGACATCGCGGACATCAGCAATCCACAAAGGATCGGCGGCTGCCGCTCCTCTGGCTTTGCCCGGCAAATCGAATTGGCCGGGGATTATGCCTTCGTTGCCGCTGGAATCGGCGGCGCCGTCATATTTGATATTTCACATCCGCATATGCCGCAGCAGATCGGTTATTACCATACCG is part of the bacterium genome and encodes:
- a CDS encoding T9SS type A sorting domain-containing protein, which encodes MKPFMVIAPLGPALFSFLIIVAAQAQAGHENCALIGRWAEGECYDVLAEGNRVYLGNGAYVQIMDYADPVHPYMLSRIALPSLVQGLVLRDGKLYVADQKAGLRIVEVADPAAPTEIGALEGIGTAYDLVIDGSHAYIAAGNDGLIIADISNPARPAKVGQLKLSGDVHTVAVSGQYAYVPFWKSFTVVDVSDPANPTAIAMQPLPDEVQEIIIQNRHAYLAGTNAGMLIFDLSTPAQPALVSTCLENRLVFSIHLVNTTAYVASYQSGLFIYDVSTPSHPVKLDSLQNVRYIRRIAVQNELAYTAQSSEGMSAISIPPSSPPAVISTLKAGSYWRGLDVQGEYAYLSGGETIRVIQCSDPMNPSSAGYLDSGNYDCAEVVVQNHLAYLAASYLGLAIVDVSSPANPRLSATTKSFNWCQGLTVDGNYAYMADYSKGLRIVDVSNALMPVEVGNFDTRGKAYDVTVKSPYAFIADYDSGLCIVNVADPANPAFVAQISTSSYTMGSAVREHILFIAGGDSIRVYDIADISNPQRIGGCRSSGFARQIELAGDYAFVAAGIGGAVIFDISHPHMPQQIGYYHTGDEVYDIAVQNGLIYALDRETGLYILRFDPATRVSKEQPGFAPVDFALLPNFPNPFNSSTTIEYILARAEEVDIEVLNLIGESVAVLHRSYREAGMHRVVWTGVDDRGRPAPSGIYFIRMKTKEFIADRKVLLLR